The following are from one region of the Cloacibacterium sp. TD35 genome:
- the ruvA gene encoding Holliday junction branch migration protein RuvA, producing the protein MIFSLKGIVQELTPTYVVIEVNGVGYYVGISLQTSQRLSLGKEVFLFTQQIIREDAHLLFGFYTKEEKEMFNLLISVNGVGAVSALILLSSLDLKDIAQAILNKNSALLQKVKGIGAKTAERIIVDLRDKVEKFGVSTENISAFADNKVKEESLSALEVLGIPKKMSEKIADRILKQNPDLQTEELVKQILKTI; encoded by the coding sequence ATGATTTTTTCATTAAAAGGTATTGTTCAAGAACTTACTCCTACTTATGTGGTGATAGAGGTAAATGGAGTGGGTTATTATGTAGGTATTTCTTTGCAAACATCTCAGCGACTTTCTTTAGGGAAAGAAGTTTTTCTTTTTACACAGCAAATCATCAGAGAAGATGCACATTTGCTTTTCGGGTTTTATACCAAAGAAGAAAAAGAGATGTTTAATCTTCTTATTTCCGTAAACGGAGTGGGTGCAGTTTCTGCGCTTATTCTGCTTTCTTCATTAGATCTTAAAGACATTGCGCAAGCTATTCTCAATAAAAATTCTGCCCTGCTCCAAAAAGTAAAAGGAATTGGTGCTAAAACCGCTGAAAGAATTATCGTAGATTTACGAGATAAGGTAGAAAAATTCGGGGTTTCTACAGAGAACATTTCTGCTTTTGCAGACAATAAAGTGAAAGAAGAATCGTTATCTGCTTTAGAAGTTTTAGGGATTCCTAAAAAGATGAGTGAGAAGATTGCCGATAGAATTTTAAAACAAAATCCAGATTTGCAAACCGAAGAGTTGGTGAAACAAATTCTAAAAACTATATAA
- a CDS encoding AMP-dependent synthetase/ligase, with protein sequence MKNLLQLLEENTKKFPQKTALSFRNGDEIEILTWKKFWAMVCQTANGLHTLDVKKGDCVGVFSQNSKDWIIFDVAVQMLGAITIPIYATNNYDQTEYIIKQTEMQHILVGDTPQLEILKSAEKHLSKKLHIFTSHVIKDEAENITYFPDFIKHFATERNLIDISDEDLATILYTSGTTGIPKGVMLTHGGFKAVVAAHKEFFSFDNLYDMKSLAFLPLSHIFERSWTLFVLSQGGEVAILEDPKNILNTLKHVQPTAMCAVPRFYEKVYQTLVKKIEASSPTKQKLFKKALEVGAKVADKKRTGAKVPFGLQLQFSFFDKLVFRKIKNELGGNLSFLPCGGAMLKKEISEFFAAIGLPVIVGYGLTETTATVTALPPKNYVYGSVGKALPGVEIKIGADDEILVKYKGVMKGYYKNEEETAKVFTEDGYFRTGDAGRIDEEGNLYITDRIKDLMKTSNGKYIAPQSIEIPLQSNPYIAQAMVIAEGKPYVSAVIVPNFETLMEKYEEFKNYLSLNIEEKKKLLETPFIKETFEKVVNDIQKEFASFEKIKKFKLLPEEFTIERGEITPTLKIKRKIILEKFNALIEGMYA encoded by the coding sequence ATGAAAAACCTACTTCAGCTTTTAGAAGAAAACACCAAAAAATTCCCACAGAAAACCGCTCTTAGCTTTAGAAACGGTGACGAAATAGAGATTCTTACCTGGAAAAAATTCTGGGCAATGGTTTGCCAAACTGCAAACGGATTGCATACTCTAGACGTAAAAAAGGGAGATTGTGTAGGTGTTTTTTCTCAAAATTCTAAAGATTGGATTATTTTTGACGTTGCCGTGCAAATGTTGGGAGCCATTACCATTCCCATTTACGCCACCAATAATTACGACCAGACCGAATACATCATCAAGCAAACCGAAATGCAGCACATTTTGGTGGGAGACACGCCTCAACTTGAAATTCTGAAAAGTGCCGAGAAACATTTGAGCAAAAAATTACATATTTTCACGTCTCATGTCATAAAAGACGAAGCCGAAAACATTACTTATTTCCCAGATTTTATCAAGCATTTTGCTACGGAAAGAAACCTCATCGATATTTCAGATGAAGATTTGGCAACCATTCTATACACTTCTGGAACTACAGGAATCCCGAAAGGTGTAATGCTTACACATGGTGGCTTCAAAGCGGTAGTTGCGGCACACAAAGAATTTTTCAGTTTCGACAATTTGTACGATATGAAATCTTTGGCTTTTTTACCATTAAGTCACATTTTCGAAAGAAGCTGGACGCTTTTTGTACTTTCTCAAGGTGGTGAAGTTGCCATTTTAGAAGACCCCAAAAATATCTTGAACACGCTGAAACATGTTCAGCCAACTGCAATGTGTGCCGTACCAAGATTCTACGAAAAAGTATATCAAACTTTAGTTAAAAAAATAGAAGCTTCTTCCCCTACGAAACAAAAACTTTTCAAAAAAGCTTTGGAAGTTGGCGCTAAAGTAGCTGATAAAAAAAGAACTGGTGCTAAAGTTCCGTTTGGTTTACAATTACAGTTTAGTTTCTTTGACAAATTGGTTTTCAGAAAAATTAAAAATGAATTGGGCGGAAATCTTTCGTTTTTACCTTGTGGTGGAGCGATGCTGAAAAAAGAAATTTCAGAATTTTTTGCAGCCATCGGTTTACCAGTGATTGTGGGATATGGACTTACCGAAACTACCGCTACAGTTACTGCACTTCCTCCGAAAAATTATGTGTACGGAAGCGTAGGAAAAGCTCTACCAGGTGTAGAAATTAAAATAGGAGCAGATGATGAAATCTTGGTAAAATATAAAGGAGTGATGAAAGGTTACTACAAAAACGAAGAAGAAACAGCTAAAGTTTTCACGGAAGATGGTTATTTCAGAACGGGTGATGCTGGTAGAATAGACGAAGAAGGAAATCTATATATTACCGATAGAATTAAGGATTTAATGAAAACTTCTAACGGGAAATATATTGCGCCACAAAGTATAGAAATCCCATTACAAAGCAATCCTTACATTGCACAAGCGATGGTAATTGCCGAAGGAAAACCTTATGTTTCTGCAGTGATTGTTCCGAATTTTGAAACCTTAATGGAAAAATACGAGGAATTTAAAAATTACCTTTCTCTAAATATTGAAGAGAAGAAAAAATTACTGGAAACGCCTTTCATTAAAGAAACTTTTGAAAAAGTAGTGAACGATATTCAAAAGGAATTTGCAAGTTTTGAAAAAATTAAAAAGTTCAAACTTTTACCAGAAGAATTTACCATAGAACGTGGCGAAATTACCCCAACACTAAAAATAAAACGTAAAATTATTCTAGAAAAATTCAATGCTTTGATTGAGGGAATGTATGCGTAG
- the gcvH gene encoding glycine cleavage system protein GcvH, whose protein sequence is MNTPSELKYTKDHEWVKLEGNVATVGITDFAQSELGDIVFVDVDTVDDDLNAGEVFGSVEAVKTVSDLYLPVSGKVIEFNEELEGEPELVNTDPYGKGWIVKVELSEGADQSELLTAEQYQELIG, encoded by the coding sequence ATGAACACACCATCAGAATTAAAGTACACCAAAGATCACGAATGGGTTAAACTAGAAGGAAACGTAGCTACGGTAGGAATCACCGATTTTGCACAAAGCGAATTAGGAGACATCGTTTTTGTAGATGTAGATACAGTAGATGATGATTTGAATGCAGGAGAAGTATTCGGTAGCGTAGAAGCAGTAAAGACCGTTTCAGATTTATATTTACCAGTTTCAGGTAAAGTAATAGAGTTTAATGAAGAATTAGAAGGCGAACCAGAATTGGTAAACACAGATCCATACGGAAAAGGATGGATTGTAAAAGTAGAACTTTCAGAAGGTGCAGACCAATCAGAATTACTAACTGCAGAACAGTACCAAGAACTCATTGGATAA
- a CDS encoding VanZ family protein: protein MLLKPGVENKEYWFMFSGVDKILHISIFALLGFVFRISFPRMLFFTFFFIMFIYGLGTEILQREMHLGRSMEFLDLIADSLGVLIGYVTYQKIKNYYF, encoded by the coding sequence ATGCTCCTCAAACCGGGAGTAGAAAACAAAGAATATTGGTTCATGTTCTCAGGAGTTGATAAAATACTACACATATCAATATTTGCCCTATTAGGATTTGTTTTTAGAATATCTTTTCCCAGAATGCTATTTTTTACATTTTTCTTTATCATGTTTATATATGGATTAGGCACAGAAATATTACAAAGAGAAATGCATTTAGGAAGAAGTATGGAATTTTTAGACCTTATTGCAGATTCATTAGGAGTATTAATAGGATATGTTACCTATCAAAAAATTAAAAACTATTACTTCTGA
- the sov gene encoding T9SS outer membrane translocon Sov/SprA, whose protein sequence is MKKTFPLHKIYFSIVFLCFSALFFAQQKPLDTANISIRKDYALPNPTRYEAFYDVKTGMYYLYPKVGNIVTGAPIVLTPKEYSTYTLNNSLKDYYQQKAFGGNLYKEDKKEAENKGLIQSVTIKNKIFETIFGSNKIELIPNGFASFDLGGLYQKIENPLILPQNRTNFAINIQQRIQLGVLGKVGENLQLKANYDTQSGFAFENRMNLVWQAKGTWRDLQNQAISEAKNPLKGGEDKIIKRVEFGNVNMPLSTNLIRGSESLFGLKTEFQLGKTYGTLVFSQQQGEARNIVVQGGGVMQTFKINAYDYEDNQHYFLGQYFLNNYDNALANYPLINSRISITRLELWVLDQGSGNLQEQKSILGIRDLGEGGSFPDNSNLGVYNAVANLGGIRDVNQTYNSINNQSLPNTTGDPSYKDGEHFIFNRKAKRLNPAEYTFNPQVGYISLNQRLNDNQLLAASFSYTVSGDSKVYKVGEFSEESPVVITKLLKPNVSVKTTSPMWNLMMKNVYSLNANQIDSQNFLLNVLYRDNDSGGKVNYLPGTPVADQNLLKLLNWDRLNVNNDIQNNTNGQQGDGLFDFVQGITVDAQNGRVMFTKAQPFGSYLESVLGSNDPKFVFNELYTQQKQVASENNLALRYTIEGRYKGSQGTGISLGAINVPRGSVKVTANGVVLTEGVDYTVDYMLGQVTIINEMVKQSGQAINVSLENQLTFNTQRKRFLGLNLERKFNENLTIGATVVNYSETPLTQKVQTGFEAVNNTMAGFNLMYNNQSQFLTRLTDKIPFINTEAPSNINLKLEGAYLIPGQNKGINDESYIDDFEQTTSKISLKEPAVWSLASKPEIGFGSSNNNDLTNGYGRGLLSWYNIDPRFYGVGGKAPNGINAEALSNHASRRVQMIELFNNRDFVAGEQTFTNTFDITYYPKERGPYNLNQNAEIPSQRWAGLMRPITVSNFRSSNIEYVEFWMMDPYADGKYLGTAPKLMLQLGNVSEDILKDGKLQYENGLPTPKTPAKTSSTNWGTQPDQFPVLYAFGTENEERTAQDVGFDGLDNVAEATAFNTNFINPVKNEPDPAADDFVFYLSSQFQGALASSMIERYKYFRNPDGNSQSNSLEVSSQTPDAEDVNKDYNLDQSENYNQYDINLAQSELVLGRNNIVDVKEVEVKFQNGQTSKNKWFLFRIPVANYNSSTETSGADQILNNVRFARMMLTGFDETATIRFGTLDLVRSEWRKYGKQIYANSVNTTSEGTGISDNSKFDVGSVNLEENALGTPPYVLPPGIERQVLSGNAGAQRQNEASLYMKTTLPKNEARGVFKNIALDMRRFQNLELFVHAEDLINKTSNLDKNAKFFIRFGSDATDNYYEYEASLKYTAPNATSPLDIWPNENTVRLAIQNFVDLKILRDKNSAVTTERFTSADFGDEDKSFYVKGRPSLGNITTMMIGVRNNDAVDKNLILWVNEIRLSGIENKGGYAGNANLNFNLGDFATVNASGAYSTIGFGFINQKPVERSQTTNSAFGINTMVNVDKFLPEKLGLKIPVNYSYSQTIEDPKYNPLNDDVEFSKDPKKDELKKVARTYTQQRSIGVLNMRKDRMNPNKKPKFYDVENLSISLMYNDDKYRDVYTKDNYRQYLRGNIDYSFNFKPWNLKPFNKIISDTAKSYPYLKWAKEINFNLVPTKVSFRTELDRNYNELEFRNIDALLNGNSSADFDVIKNRNFFFGWQYNVGFNLTKSLKLDISSATRTINDQLDIQTFDRSSIFQNVFQKGRPVLYNHRIQLSYRFPFENLPYLDFVNTEIGYGVQYNWSARSTAMVDTNGVKLGNLAQNTNNINVSGGADFNSFFNKFKYFRKVNDKMNARKSEIDSLNNVYTQNFLKKGRRNAFKSYTFKNKLTPTQAFAYALTAIKQLDFNYTENNGTVLPGLLSSPNFYGYGKGIGGPTFGFLLGSQADIRRYVIENSWISSSQYMTEAYSQMTTRNLTGNIQIQPINDFRIDVSFTKNYMKNLMHGNFNVDAISSTPQFDFSFASEMITFTNSNILLKTSFGSNNIYEKIIDNAKAISQLYGTPQADGYAEHYSKANAYVLIPAFQAAIEGKSPTRNNNLEKSKFPMPNWRITYSGIKNIPFINSQFAKFDILHAYTSTYTATGIQKSVDYYNKNVNPGAPQYDINNDVYNPYTFNTIGYVEDFSPLLGADVTMRNNMQFRLQYNKNRMYTLGLVNHTLTEDLGSEYVFGFGYILKDLKIKVRYQGKEKNLKSDLNVRADFSLRDNQTRITNILLDDSQITGGQRLMSVKVSADYNISQNFNLRFFYDQLMTKYKISTAFPLSTVRAGITATFNFGGGQGF, encoded by the coding sequence GTGAAGAAAACTTTTCCTCTGCATAAAATCTATTTTTCGATTGTATTTTTATGTTTTTCTGCGCTATTTTTTGCGCAGCAAAAGCCTTTAGATACAGCGAATATTTCTATAAGGAAAGATTATGCCTTGCCCAATCCTACAAGGTACGAAGCGTTTTATGATGTAAAAACAGGGATGTATTATCTCTATCCAAAAGTTGGGAATATTGTAACAGGAGCGCCAATTGTTCTTACCCCAAAAGAATATTCTACTTACACACTTAATAATAGCCTCAAAGATTATTATCAGCAAAAAGCTTTCGGTGGAAATCTCTACAAAGAAGATAAAAAAGAAGCCGAAAATAAAGGCTTAATTCAAAGTGTTACCATTAAAAATAAAATTTTTGAAACCATTTTTGGAAGCAATAAAATAGAATTAATCCCAAATGGATTTGCGAGTTTTGATTTAGGAGGTTTGTACCAGAAAATTGAGAATCCATTAATTCTTCCCCAAAACAGAACCAATTTTGCGATTAATATTCAGCAGAGAATTCAGCTAGGTGTTTTAGGAAAGGTTGGAGAAAATCTACAACTCAAAGCCAATTACGATACGCAGTCTGGTTTTGCATTTGAGAATAGAATGAATCTCGTTTGGCAAGCCAAAGGAACCTGGAGAGATTTACAAAATCAAGCCATCAGCGAAGCAAAAAATCCACTGAAAGGAGGCGAAGATAAAATTATAAAAAGAGTAGAATTCGGTAATGTGAACATGCCACTTTCTACCAATTTAATCAGAGGTTCTGAATCTCTTTTTGGTTTGAAAACCGAATTTCAATTAGGAAAAACGTACGGAACTTTGGTGTTTTCTCAGCAACAAGGTGAAGCCAGAAATATTGTAGTTCAAGGAGGTGGCGTAATGCAAACCTTCAAAATAAATGCCTATGATTACGAAGATAATCAGCACTATTTCTTAGGTCAATATTTCTTAAATAATTATGACAATGCTTTAGCCAATTATCCTTTAATCAATTCTAGAATTTCGATTACTCGATTAGAACTTTGGGTTTTAGACCAAGGTTCTGGTAATTTGCAAGAGCAGAAAAGTATTCTCGGGATTAGAGATTTAGGAGAAGGAGGAAGTTTCCCGGACAATTCTAATTTAGGTGTTTATAATGCCGTAGCCAATCTTGGCGGAATAAGAGATGTAAACCAAACCTACAATTCAATTAACAATCAATCACTTCCGAATACTACAGGCGACCCAAGCTATAAAGATGGAGAACATTTTATCTTTAACCGAAAAGCAAAAAGATTAAATCCTGCTGAATATACCTTTAATCCACAAGTGGGTTATATTTCTTTGAATCAAAGATTAAATGACAATCAACTTTTGGCAGCGTCTTTCTCTTATACCGTTTCTGGTGACAGCAAAGTCTATAAAGTAGGGGAATTTTCCGAAGAAAGTCCAGTAGTGATTACCAAATTACTGAAACCGAACGTTTCCGTAAAAACTACTTCACCGATGTGGAATTTAATGATGAAAAACGTTTATTCATTAAATGCCAATCAAATTGACTCACAAAATTTCTTGTTAAATGTTTTATATCGTGATAATGACAGTGGGGGAAAAGTAAATTATCTACCAGGAACACCTGTTGCAGACCAAAATTTATTGAAATTACTGAATTGGGATAGACTGAATGTGAATAACGATATTCAGAACAATACGAATGGGCAACAAGGAGATGGTTTATTTGACTTTGTACAGGGAATTACGGTAGATGCACAAAACGGTAGAGTAATGTTTACCAAAGCTCAACCTTTTGGTAGCTACTTAGAATCTGTTTTAGGAAGCAATGATCCGAAATTTGTTTTCAATGAACTGTATACCCAACAAAAACAAGTCGCTTCTGAAAATAATTTAGCGCTTAGATATACCATCGAAGGTAGATATAAAGGTTCGCAGGGAACAGGAATTTCTCTGGGAGCGATAAATGTTCCGCGTGGTTCTGTAAAAGTAACTGCAAATGGAGTAGTACTTACAGAAGGCGTAGATTACACGGTAGATTATATGTTGGGCCAAGTTACCATTATCAATGAAATGGTAAAACAATCTGGTCAAGCTATCAACGTGAGTTTAGAAAACCAATTAACCTTCAACACACAGAGAAAAAGATTTTTAGGATTAAATCTCGAGAGAAAATTTAACGAAAATCTTACCATTGGTGCAACTGTGGTGAATTATTCAGAAACACCATTGACCCAAAAAGTACAAACAGGTTTCGAAGCGGTGAATAACACGATGGCTGGTTTTAATTTAATGTATAATAACCAATCACAGTTTTTAACCAGACTTACAGATAAAATTCCGTTTATCAATACAGAAGCACCGTCTAATATTAATTTGAAATTAGAAGGAGCATATCTTATCCCAGGTCAAAATAAAGGAATCAATGATGAATCTTACATTGATGATTTTGAACAAACCACTTCTAAAATTTCATTAAAAGAACCTGCGGTTTGGAGTTTAGCGTCTAAACCAGAAATTGGTTTCGGAAGTTCTAATAATAATGACTTGACCAATGGATATGGAAGAGGTTTACTCTCTTGGTACAATATAGACCCTAGGTTCTATGGAGTTGGAGGAAAAGCACCGAATGGAATTAATGCTGAAGCACTTTCTAATCACGCTTCCAGAAGAGTTCAAATGATAGAACTTTTTAACAATAGAGATTTTGTAGCGGGTGAACAAACGTTCACCAATACTTTTGATATTACTTATTATCCTAAAGAAAGAGGTCCGTATAACTTAAATCAAAATGCAGAAATCCCATCACAGAGATGGGCTGGTTTAATGAGACCGATTACGGTTTCTAACTTCAGAAGTTCGAATATAGAATATGTGGAATTTTGGATGATGGATCCTTATGCAGACGGTAAATATTTAGGAACTGCTCCTAAATTAATGTTGCAATTAGGAAACGTTTCAGAAGATATTCTGAAAGATGGCAAACTACAATATGAAAATGGATTGCCTACACCAAAAACTCCAGCGAAAACTTCTTCTACCAATTGGGGAACTCAGCCAGACCAATTCCCAGTTTTATATGCTTTTGGTACAGAAAACGAAGAAAGAACAGCTCAGGATGTAGGTTTTGATGGTTTAGATAATGTAGCGGAAGCTACTGCTTTTAATACCAATTTCATTAATCCAGTAAAAAACGAGCCAGACCCAGCTGCAGATGATTTTGTATTTTACCTTTCAAGTCAGTTTCAGGGTGCGTTAGCTTCATCTATGATTGAGCGTTATAAATATTTTAGAAACCCAGATGGAAACTCTCAGTCTAATTCTTTAGAAGTCTCTTCTCAAACTCCTGATGCAGAAGATGTAAATAAAGATTATAATCTAGACCAAAGCGAAAATTACAATCAGTATGATATTAATTTAGCACAAAGCGAATTGGTTTTAGGAAGAAATAATATTGTAGATGTAAAAGAAGTAGAAGTTAAATTCCAAAACGGACAAACTTCTAAAAATAAATGGTTCTTATTCAGAATTCCAGTTGCCAATTATAATTCTTCTACCGAAACTTCTGGTGCAGACCAAATTTTAAATAATGTGAGATTTGCCAGAATGATGCTTACTGGTTTTGATGAAACCGCTACCATAAGATTCGGAACTTTAGACCTGGTAAGAAGTGAATGGAGAAAATATGGTAAACAGATTTATGCAAATAGTGTAAATACTACTTCTGAAGGAACAGGTATTTCAGATAACTCTAAATTTGATGTAGGAAGCGTAAATCTAGAAGAAAATGCTTTGGGAACTCCACCTTATGTGTTGCCTCCAGGAATTGAGAGACAGGTTCTCAGCGGAAACGCAGGCGCACAAAGACAAAACGAAGCTTCTCTTTATATGAAAACTACTTTGCCTAAAAATGAAGCGAGAGGGGTTTTCAAAAATATCGCTTTGGATATGAGAAGATTCCAGAATCTAGAGTTGTTTGTACACGCAGAAGATTTAATTAATAAAACTTCAAATCTAGATAAAAACGCAAAATTCTTCATCAGGTTCGGTAGTGATGCTACAGATAACTACTATGAATATGAAGCTTCGCTAAAATATACCGCTCCGAATGCAACTTCTCCGCTTGATATTTGGCCGAACGAAAATACGGTGAGATTAGCCATTCAAAATTTTGTAGATTTAAAAATCTTGAGAGATAAGAACTCTGCTGTTACTACAGAACGATTTACATCTGCTGATTTTGGAGATGAAGATAAAAGTTTCTATGTAAAAGGTAGACCTAGTTTAGGAAACATTACCACTATGATGATTGGGGTAAGGAATAATGATGCAGTAGATAAAAACCTTATTCTTTGGGTTAATGAAATCAGACTTTCGGGTATAGAAAATAAAGGTGGTTATGCTGGAAATGCGAATCTTAACTTTAATTTAGGAGATTTTGCTACGGTAAATGCAAGTGGAGCATATTCTACCATTGGATTTGGTTTTATTAACCAAAAACCTGTAGAACGTTCACAAACCACTAACTCAGCCTTTGGTATCAATACGATGGTGAATGTAGATAAATTCTTACCAGAAAAATTAGGACTTAAAATTCCTGTGAATTATTCTTATTCTCAAACCATAGAAGATCCTAAGTACAATCCACTGAATGATGATGTAGAATTTAGCAAGGATCCAAAGAAAGACGAACTGAAAAAAGTAGCAAGAACGTATACGCAGCAAAGAAGTATTGGGGTACTCAATATGAGAAAGGATAGAATGAATCCTAATAAAAAACCAAAATTCTATGATGTAGAAAACCTATCCATCTCTCTAATGTATAATGATGACAAGTATAGAGATGTATACACCAAAGATAATTACAGACAATATTTAAGAGGAAATATAGATTACAGTTTTAATTTTAAACCTTGGAATCTTAAGCCATTTAATAAAATTATAAGTGATACCGCCAAATCTTATCCTTATCTGAAATGGGCAAAAGAAATTAATTTTAATTTAGTTCCTACCAAAGTTTCTTTCAGAACAGAGTTAGATAGAAATTATAATGAATTAGAATTTAGAAATATTGATGCGCTACTTAACGGGAATTCTTCAGCGGATTTTGATGTGATTAAAAACCGAAACTTCTTCTTCGGATGGCAATATAACGTAGGATTTAATTTAACCAAATCCCTCAAATTAGATATTTCATCTGCTACCAGAACGATTAATGACCAGCTAGATATTCAAACCTTTGACAGAAGTTCTATTTTCCAAAATGTTTTCCAAAAAGGAAGACCGGTTCTTTATAACCATAGAATTCAGTTGAGTTACAGATTCCCATTCGAAAATTTACCATATTTAGACTTTGTAAATACAGAAATTGGTTACGGCGTACAATACAATTGGAGTGCTCGTTCTACAGCAATGGTAGATACTAATGGAGTAAAACTGGGGAACTTGGCACAGAATACCAATAATATTAATGTATCGGGAGGTGCAGATTTTAATAGTTTCTTCAATAAGTTTAAGTATTTTAGAAAAGTTAATGATAAAATGAATGCCAGAAAATCCGAAATAGATTCTCTGAATAATGTCTATACTCAGAATTTTTTGAAAAAAGGAAGGCGAAATGCGTTCAAATCCTATACTTTTAAAAATAAATTGACACCTACTCAAGCTTTTGCTTATGCATTAACGGCGATAAAACAATTAGATTTTAATTATACTGAAAATAACGGAACCGTTTTACCGGGATTATTATCTTCTCCTAATTTCTATGGATACGGAAAAGGAATTGGCGGGCCAACTTTTGGATTCTTATTAGGTTCTCAAGCAGACATCAGAAGATATGTCATAGAAAACAGTTGGATTTCTTCTTCACAATACATGACGGAAGCATATTCTCAGATGACTACTAGAAATCTTACAGGAAATATTCAGATTCAGCCTATCAATGATTTTAGAATAGATGTGAGTTTTACTAAAAATTACATGAAGAATTTAATGCATGGTAATTTTAATGTAGATGCTATTAGCAGTACGCCTCAGTTTGATTTTTCATTCGCTAGTGAAATGATTACGTTTACCAATTCTAATATTCTCTTGAAAACAAGTTTTGGAAGCAATAATATTTACGAAAAAATCATTGATAACGCTAAGGCGATTTCTCAATTGTATGGAACACCACAAGCTGATGGTTATGCAGAACATTACAGCAAAGCCAATGCTTATGTTTTGATTCCAGCTTTCCAAGCAGCCATTGAAGGAAAATCTCCAACTAGAAATAACAATTTAGAAAAATCTAAATTCCCAATGCCAAATTGGAGAATTACCTATTCAGGAATTAAAAACATACCTTTTATTAATAGTCAGTTTGCTAAGTTTGATATTCTTCATGCTTACACATCTACTTATACCGCAACTGGAATTCAGAAAAGTGTAGACTATTATAATAAGAATGTAAATCCTGGAGCGCCTCAATATGATATCAATAATGATGTGTACAATCCATATACATTTAATACAATAGGCTATGTAGAAGACTTCTCTCCACTTTTAGGAGCAGATGTTACCATGAGAAACAATATGCAGTTCCGTTTACAATATAATAAGAACAGAATGTATACACTCGGTTTGGTAAATCATACCTTGACCGAAGATTTAGGCTCTGAATATGTTTTTGGTTTTGGATATATTTTAAAAGATTTAAAAATCAAAGTCAGATATCAAGGAAAAGAAAAAAATCTGAAAAGTGATTTAAATGTAAGAGCGGATTTTTCACTAAGAGATAATCAAACCAGAATCACCAATATATTATTAGATGACTCACAGATTACCGGAGGTCAAAGATTAATGAGCGTAAAAGTTTCGGCAGATTATAACATCTCTCAAAACTTTAATTTAAGATTCTTCTATGATCAATTAATGACCAAGTATAAAATTTCTACAGCATTTCCACTTTCTACAGTTAGAGCTGGTATTACCGCTACCTTTAATTTTGGAGGAGGTCAAGGTTTCTAA